The following proteins are encoded in a genomic region of Candidatus Hydrogenedentota bacterium:
- the trpS gene encoding tryptophan--tRNA ligase, with product MSKQQEIILSGIRPTGRLHYGNYFGAVHHFLKLQEEGHRCYYFIADYHALTTITEHTDYYQQTLDMLRTYVACGLDPVKSVIYRQSDLPCTAELSLLLGMVTNIGHLERGTTYKDKLGKLASNGEEIEGNPLSYGLLGYPVLMAADILIVRSTKVPVGDDQRQHVEMAIDIAEKFNHRFGETLTIPKATERNALRLPGLDGGSKMGKSEHNTLDLLDDPKTVLKKLKGVQTTTDPGPLTTESDEPEMVIPQLPPSLGALYRLLHLLAPKEVYLDFVGKYRRGEKFYGTLKTTLAEHVSAFNAPIIEKYNDPANNDEFVKDFLRENAKKVTPVALETVEACRKAMGIGHSLYRA from the coding sequence ATGTCCAAGCAACAGGAAATCATTCTATCTGGCATCCGGCCGACCGGACGGCTGCACTACGGCAACTATTTCGGCGCGGTGCATCACTTTCTGAAACTTCAGGAAGAAGGCCATCGGTGCTACTACTTCATCGCGGACTACCACGCGCTCACGACGATCACCGAGCACACGGATTACTACCAGCAGACCCTGGACATGCTGCGGACCTACGTGGCGTGCGGGCTCGATCCGGTGAAATCGGTGATCTATCGTCAGAGCGATTTGCCGTGTACCGCGGAGTTGAGCCTGTTGCTGGGCATGGTAACCAACATCGGCCATCTTGAACGCGGCACAACCTACAAGGACAAGCTCGGCAAACTCGCGAGCAATGGCGAGGAAATCGAGGGCAATCCGCTGAGCTACGGACTGCTCGGCTACCCCGTACTTATGGCCGCGGACATTCTCATTGTGCGTTCCACGAAGGTGCCCGTCGGTGACGACCAGCGCCAGCACGTGGAAATGGCCATCGACATCGCCGAGAAGTTCAACCATCGTTTTGGCGAGACGCTGACCATCCCCAAGGCGACGGAACGCAATGCCCTGCGCCTGCCCGGCTTGGACGGCGGCTCGAAGATGGGGAAGAGCGAACACAATACGCTCGATCTGTTGGACGATCCGAAGACCGTTCTCAAGAAGCTGAAGGGCGTACAGACGACCACCGACCCGGGCCCGCTGACCACGGAGAGCGACGAGCCGGAGATGGTCATTCCGCAGTTGCCGCCAAGCCTTGGCGCGTTGTATCGCTTGCTGCACCTGCTTGCCCCGAAGGAGGTGTATCTCGACTTTGTCGGAAAGTACCGGCGCGGCGAGAAATTCTACGGCACCCTGAAGACGACGCTCGCGGAGCACGTCTCCGCGTTCAACGCGCCCATCATTGAGAAGTACAACGACCCCGCCAACAACGACGAGTTCGTGAAGGACTTCCTGCGCGAGAATGCCAAAAAGGTGACGCCGGTCGCTTTAGAAACCGTCGAAGCGTGCAGGAAGGCCATGGGGATTGGCCATAGCCTGTATCGCGCGTAG
- a CDS encoding TolC family protein, whose amino-acid sequence MVVLLLLASLSVDSQVAPPVFYAPNEELRGYLLEAGEKHPGLRQMHAEWLAALERVPQATSLDDPMLEFGYWLQSDDSRYRVMLSQMFPWFGTLKTRAAQATAEAEAALTRLYAERNRIFAAVKKAYFDYAYLGESIKTTETQADILTYMEGVEQSRYGLGLSSEADLLRVQTEQTKLQDRYDGYLQYRSALSAQLGAAIGREGGDVLPWPQPMELPPPPPPAPVVLARLRVSNPELGEADHIIESREHGIALAKKAGFPNFTLGLEYVDMKDMTQPNPYGPLVDVAGVADGISLRPQPLDLPALPGANASFLERIQGASNFARSLRDQTTPDVVGNLMGLNTLAKAENEWDNETVKDEVMVTVGMNLPIWRKRVRAGIREAQYMKEAAEHDKHRRALSLDASARSAMFGMEDGMRRVRVLNDSLIPQAKRTYETLQSTYATGEMSASFLDVLSSVQTLLDFELEMVGAKRDLLSAAAELELILGGPWADKGVPAPDPVTLPTLGEDSKNKSDTSGETGVSDTSSPES is encoded by the coding sequence ATGGTTGTGCTCCTTCTGCTGGCAAGTTTGTCTGTCGATTCCCAGGTTGCCCCGCCCGTCTTCTATGCGCCCAATGAGGAACTGCGCGGTTATCTCTTGGAGGCGGGCGAGAAACATCCAGGACTGCGGCAAATGCACGCGGAGTGGCTGGCCGCGCTTGAGCGGGTTCCGCAGGCAACCAGTCTCGACGATCCCATGCTCGAGTTCGGGTATTGGCTGCAATCCGACGATTCCCGATACCGGGTCATGCTCTCGCAGATGTTCCCGTGGTTTGGCACGCTCAAGACCCGTGCCGCGCAAGCAACGGCAGAGGCGGAAGCGGCGCTAACCAGGCTGTATGCGGAACGCAATCGCATCTTCGCTGCGGTCAAGAAGGCCTATTTCGACTACGCTTATCTGGGCGAGAGCATCAAGACCACCGAGACGCAAGCCGACATCCTTACGTACATGGAGGGAGTTGAGCAGTCGCGCTACGGGTTAGGCCTGTCCAGCGAAGCCGATTTGCTGCGAGTCCAAACGGAACAGACCAAGTTGCAGGACCGGTATGATGGCTATCTGCAATACCGCTCCGCGTTGTCCGCGCAACTCGGTGCGGCAATCGGGCGAGAGGGAGGCGACGTTCTTCCGTGGCCGCAGCCGATGGAGCTTCCTCCCCCGCCGCCGCCTGCGCCCGTTGTGTTGGCGCGGTTAAGGGTATCGAACCCGGAACTCGGTGAGGCCGATCACATCATAGAAAGCCGTGAACACGGCATCGCGCTGGCTAAGAAGGCAGGGTTCCCCAATTTTACGTTGGGGCTAGAGTACGTGGACATGAAAGACATGACCCAGCCCAATCCCTATGGGCCGCTGGTTGACGTGGCGGGCGTAGCCGATGGAATCTCGCTGCGGCCACAACCGCTCGACCTGCCCGCGCTTCCCGGGGCAAACGCCTCTTTCCTGGAACGCATTCAAGGGGCATCGAACTTTGCGCGAAGCCTTCGCGATCAAACGACTCCCGATGTCGTCGGGAATTTGATGGGCCTCAACACGCTGGCCAAGGCCGAAAACGAATGGGACAACGAGACCGTGAAGGACGAGGTCATGGTCACTGTGGGGATGAATTTGCCCATTTGGCGCAAGCGGGTGCGAGCGGGCATTCGCGAAGCGCAATACATGAAAGAGGCCGCGGAACACGACAAACACCGCCGCGCGTTATCACTGGATGCTTCCGCGCGCTCCGCCATGTTCGGTATGGAAGACGGCATGCGGCGGGTGAGGGTGCTCAACGACTCGCTTATTCCCCAGGCTAAGCGAACGTACGAAACGCTGCAAAGCACCTATGCCACCGGCGAGATGTCCGCAAGTTTTCTGGATGTTTTGTCGAGCGTGCAGACTCTGCTGGACTTCGAACTGGAAATGGTGGGCGCAAAGCGGGACTTGCTCTCCGCGGCCGCGGAACTGGAGTTGATTCTGGGCGGTCCCTGGGCCGACAAGGGAGTCCCAGCACCGGACCCGGTGACCTTGCCAACCCTTGGCGAGGACTCCAAAAACAAATCGGACACGTCCGGCGAGACCGGCGTGTCCGACACTTCTAGTCCTGAATCGTAG
- a CDS encoding HAD family hydrolase — protein sequence MPAAPYRKYVLLDRDGVLNENVAGGYVTSVDMLHVLPGAAEAVASLNRAGYGILVASNQQGVGKGIMSRHDLDLLSETLRDRIRESSGGEILEFLYCTHLASDNCECRKPRPGLLEEAQRRYGFNLHETYFVGDSYTDLVTAKNAGCPSILVLSGQDAHRYLAGETPPVQADLVAKDLADAVNQMLQSD from the coding sequence GTGCCCGCTGCCCCTTACAGAAAGTACGTCCTCTTGGACCGCGACGGAGTCCTGAACGAAAACGTGGCGGGAGGATACGTTACGTCCGTTGACATGCTGCACGTGTTGCCGGGGGCGGCCGAGGCCGTGGCCAGCCTGAACCGCGCGGGATACGGCATTCTAGTTGCCTCAAATCAACAGGGCGTCGGCAAGGGCATTATGTCCCGGCACGATTTGGACCTTCTCAGCGAGACGTTGCGCGATCGCATCCGCGAGTCTTCGGGCGGTGAGATACTCGAGTTTCTCTACTGCACGCACCTTGCATCCGATAATTGCGAGTGTCGGAAACCCAGACCGGGATTGCTGGAGGAGGCCCAACGCCGGTATGGATTCAACTTGCACGAAACGTACTTTGTCGGCGATTCATACACGGATCTTGTGACCGCCAAGAATGCCGGATGCCCTTCCATTCTCGTGCTGAGCGGCCAGGACGCTCACCGGTATCTGGCCGGCGAGACCCCTCCGGTTCAGGCGGATCTGGTTGCGAAAGACTTGGCCGACGCGGTGAACCAGATGCTTCAATCCGATTGA
- a CDS encoding hemolysin family protein has protein sequence MTVLIFSVAIAMAVSAMCSLLEAVLLSLTPSQIADVGRTAPATAKVWQDHKTHIQRPIAVILIVNTLSHTVGATVAGAQFESLFGREWIVAFSLLFSFLILQFTEILPKTLGVRYNRDLAFYVGVPLLWAVRIMRPVVTLVHWLNKPFEGRAKASDPKGTLDELSALASMARVSNLIGAHEERIITRATAMSDTPVSEIMIPHDQITFVSTSQSLTEAILTAHFDPHTRFPICEGGDHNKVLGYINFKELIYRARTNPSDPSLRGIIRPVHFTSSETTAADLLRTFVEEHVHMAVVRGEENVCLGLVTMEDLVEELVGELEDEFDRLPRMCHALTGGTWMVGGGFPADRLSEQLGVELSDPKGSTSAWLIARMGGVPKANDVYREAGLEFLIRRTRRGKVFEVAVSAPRPVGEYAPIIRKDA, from the coding sequence ATGACTGTATTGATATTCAGTGTTGCGATAGCCATGGCCGTCTCTGCCATGTGCTCCTTGCTTGAGGCGGTGTTGTTGAGTCTGACGCCCTCGCAGATTGCCGACGTGGGCCGAACCGCGCCGGCCACCGCCAAGGTATGGCAGGACCACAAGACCCATATCCAACGGCCGATAGCCGTCATCCTGATAGTCAACACGCTTTCCCACACGGTCGGAGCCACGGTTGCAGGAGCCCAATTCGAGTCACTCTTCGGGAGGGAGTGGATCGTTGCGTTCTCTCTGCTTTTCTCGTTCCTGATTCTCCAGTTCACGGAGATACTCCCGAAGACGCTCGGCGTCCGGTACAACAGGGACCTTGCCTTTTACGTTGGCGTGCCACTGTTGTGGGCGGTCCGCATCATGCGGCCGGTCGTAACGCTGGTCCACTGGCTCAACAAGCCCTTTGAAGGGAGAGCAAAGGCCTCCGATCCAAAGGGTACGCTTGATGAGCTGTCTGCGTTGGCGAGCATGGCCCGGGTTTCGAACCTGATAGGAGCACACGAGGAACGAATTATCACGCGCGCAACGGCCATGTCGGATACCCCCGTGAGCGAGATAATGATCCCACACGATCAGATCACCTTTGTGTCGACGTCGCAGTCGCTGACCGAGGCCATCCTTACGGCCCACTTCGACCCGCATACGCGTTTCCCCATCTGCGAAGGTGGCGATCACAACAAGGTTTTGGGGTACATCAATTTCAAGGAGTTGATCTATCGTGCTCGCACCAATCCCAGCGATCCGAGCCTGCGAGGCATCATCCGCCCGGTCCATTTTACGTCGTCGGAAACGACTGCCGCGGATCTCCTCCGGACCTTTGTGGAGGAGCACGTCCACATGGCGGTGGTTCGCGGGGAAGAAAATGTGTGTCTCGGCTTAGTGACGATGGAAGACCTTGTTGAGGAACTGGTCGGCGAGCTTGAAGACGAGTTCGACCGGTTGCCGCGCATGTGTCACGCGTTGACCGGCGGCACGTGGATGGTGGGCGGCGGTTTTCCCGCGGACAGGCTCTCGGAGCAACTCGGCGTCGAGCTTTCGGATCCCAAGGGAAGCACTTCGGCTTGGCTTATAGCGCGCATGGGAGGCGTGCCCAAAGCCAATGACGTTTATCGGGAAGCCGGCCTTGAGTTCCTAATCCGCCGCACGCGACGTGGCAAAGTCTTCGAGGTCGCGGTATCGGCGCCGAGACCCGTTGGGGAATACGCACCCATCATCCGGAAGGACGCATAG
- a CDS encoding RNA polymerase sigma factor — protein sequence MDLRSDTELMMLVSEGDESAFAEIYRRYNRRLVNFFYALTRDCHASEDLSHETFARIWHYRRRYAATGSFASYVFAFARFIWLERRRELAKLWKLGTLEPFDGSGEGLPSDPSQRPDECAARSEMDEFLWQALEQLPDDQRTVFVMRILQRMSLEDIASAMNCPVNTVRSRKLLALKKLRTLLKRAVAS from the coding sequence GTGGACTTGCGTAGCGATACCGAGCTCATGATGCTGGTGAGCGAAGGGGATGAGTCTGCCTTCGCAGAAATATACCGTCGCTATAACCGGCGTCTGGTGAATTTCTTCTATGCATTGACAAGGGATTGCCATGCGTCCGAAGATCTATCGCACGAGACCTTTGCCCGAATCTGGCACTATCGAAGGCGCTACGCGGCCACCGGCTCGTTTGCCTCGTACGTGTTTGCGTTTGCCCGGTTCATTTGGTTGGAACGGCGGCGCGAACTGGCCAAGCTGTGGAAGCTGGGAACCTTGGAGCCGTTTGACGGCTCAGGAGAGGGTCTTCCAAGCGATCCATCCCAGCGCCCCGACGAGTGCGCCGCGCGCTCCGAAATGGACGAGTTCCTCTGGCAAGCGCTTGAGCAGCTTCCGGACGATCAACGGACGGTCTTCGTGATGCGAATCCTCCAGCGAATGTCCCTTGAGGACATCGCCAGCGCCATGAACTGCCCCGTGAATACGGTTCGTTCCCGGAAGCTGCTCGCGCTGAAGAAGTTACGCACATTATTAAAACGCGCTGTTGCGTCGTAG
- a CDS encoding zf-HC2 domain-containing protein, with amino-acid sequence MWCAELRERFLDYLDDDVSFRERVAIEVHLRRCVACRCEMAAMRLAVDACRDTLRHPNPTDRFESLMDMIHRRESKVHLAKRVRVKRPRLVLSRLAVAAALLIGVASSMPLVRHAKRFTEGVRESTAAVDVIPDEAPVIAMSFVHRKADVNKAYRQAIGEPGPGEDTVHDDRIV; translated from the coding sequence ATGTGGTGCGCAGAACTTCGCGAGAGATTCTTAGACTACCTGGATGACGATGTCAGTTTTCGCGAGAGAGTTGCCATCGAAGTCCACCTGAGACGTTGCGTTGCTTGTCGATGCGAAATGGCAGCCATGCGCTTGGCCGTTGATGCGTGCCGGGACACTCTGCGCCACCCCAATCCTACCGACCGATTCGAAAGCCTGATGGACATGATCCATCGACGAGAGTCCAAAGTGCATCTTGCCAAACGCGTCCGCGTCAAGCGGCCCCGTCTGGTTCTGTCGCGCCTTGCGGTCGCCGCGGCCTTGTTGATAGGCGTGGCCTCCAGTATGCCGCTCGTCCGTCATGCCAAGCGGTTCACGGAGGGCGTCCGCGAGTCTACCGCCGCGGTGGATGTAATCCCCGATGAAGCCCCCGTCATCGCCATGTCGTTTGTTCACCGAAAAGCCGACGTCAACAAAGCGTATCGTCAGGCTATTGGGGAACCGGGTCCCGGTGAGGATACTGTCCACGACGATCGCATTGTCTAG
- a CDS encoding type II secretion system F family protein, which produces MPLYKYRAVDDGGAPLEGKMEESSAYRVTTILRERGLQVNSVEEVEPSKALPRKTASLSWSDIDLLNEQLLAIVRSNLPLAPALKALAQDVQDKEFRSVLDDVRARLESGDTLETALAMHPKSFPPLYLAAIRAGEQTGNLLGVLTLLSAYSKRMVEFQYRAKELLAYPILLLAASTCVVAFLMGRIIPLFAEIFGDFGAKLPWLTQFWIELSLSTRERIGMWLFVALVLLLAWKLLARMARSGKRIARFVENVGRFTPYYRTIRRLAITARFSRTLGMLLASRVSVTDSIELAAGASGSVRLYEAMRKVQESIAAGWSVNESFRKSGLFDSFFCWIVGVAEDRGDLSDALQSLAATYEERLGSASSMALKLVGPAIVFCVGAVVASIVIALYLPIFSLGDVVSGN; this is translated from the coding sequence ATGCCATTGTACAAGTACCGAGCCGTTGATGACGGAGGAGCGCCTCTTGAGGGCAAAATGGAGGAGTCGTCCGCATACCGGGTGACGACCATCCTCCGAGAGCGCGGTCTCCAAGTGAACTCCGTGGAGGAGGTGGAACCGTCCAAGGCGTTGCCCCGGAAAACGGCCTCCCTTTCATGGAGCGACATCGATCTTCTCAACGAGCAATTGCTCGCCATCGTGCGCAGTAATCTGCCGCTTGCCCCGGCATTGAAGGCCCTCGCGCAAGACGTCCAAGACAAGGAGTTCCGATCGGTCCTCGACGACGTGCGTGCGCGTCTTGAAAGCGGAGACACGCTGGAAACCGCGCTTGCCATGCATCCCAAGAGCTTTCCTCCGCTCTATCTGGCCGCAATCCGCGCGGGCGAGCAGACAGGAAATTTGCTCGGCGTTCTGACCTTGTTGAGCGCCTACTCGAAGCGCATGGTGGAGTTTCAGTACCGGGCAAAAGAACTGCTCGCCTATCCGATTCTATTGTTGGCGGCAAGCACCTGTGTCGTAGCTTTTCTGATGGGTCGTATTATCCCGCTCTTCGCCGAGATATTCGGCGATTTCGGCGCGAAACTGCCATGGCTCACGCAGTTTTGGATCGAGCTCAGCTTAAGCACGAGGGAGCGCATCGGAATGTGGCTCTTCGTCGCGCTGGTTCTGTTGCTTGCGTGGAAACTTCTCGCGCGTATGGCGCGCAGCGGGAAGCGCATTGCACGATTCGTCGAGAACGTTGGCCGCTTCACTCCATACTACCGTACGATTCGCCGTTTAGCGATCACCGCGCGTTTCAGCCGTACCCTTGGTATGCTGCTGGCAAGCAGAGTCTCCGTAACAGACAGTATCGAACTGGCTGCGGGCGCTTCCGGTAGCGTGCGCCTGTATGAGGCCATGCGCAAGGTGCAGGAATCGATTGCCGCGGGATGGTCGGTGAACGAATCGTTCAGAAAGTCGGGCTTATTCGATTCCTTCTTCTGCTGGATTGTCGGCGTCGCGGAAGATCGCGGCGACTTAAGCGACGCGCTCCAAAGCTTAGCGGCGACGTACGAGGAGCGACTCGGAAGCGCCAGTTCCATGGCCCTTAAGCTGGTAGGCCCTGCAATTGTCTTCTGCGTGGGCGCCGTAGTGGCATCTATCGTAATCGCCCTTTATCTGCCCATTTTTTCGCTGGGCGACGTAGTGAGCGGTAACTGA
- a CDS encoding type II secretion system F family protein has protein sequence MNWKEILQRDVSLLWGGKRPIHERYERRGKKWKGHFYRRKAAWQRDLLVVTSQLSAIARCNAPLVDGLSYAAASAPNAKVQNILLAVRSGITKGQGLSESMGSLPRFFPRYYVDIVKSGEDTGALSESFYSLTSLVHQTHAATQTIRGWVTYLTFLLCAQCFILAFLFAFIVPQFVEVLRDFGATAPEPVRTLGSFYQALVGPVAYSGRKGLEGLFNLGNDVQVISPILVFRLSLPVSLLVAFLMLRYQPFWSARRSGRREWLRRCFRWIPVWRHIDAKLTLSHIAAVLRQLLASGMPMDKALVACTELDIGPRFRGVMSRLLDRVRKGTSLSDAMKDERGLPDSLRTMVALGETSGLLPESLERISSMYERQALTSARVVADIVAPLVVIVAGCATLLVTLSVHMSLVGIIDAVLDSI, from the coding sequence ATGAACTGGAAGGAAATCCTTCAAAGAGATGTATCCCTCCTGTGGGGAGGGAAGCGACCCATCCACGAGCGTTACGAGCGCAGGGGGAAGAAGTGGAAGGGACATTTCTACCGCCGCAAAGCTGCATGGCAACGTGACCTCCTGGTCGTCACCTCGCAGCTTTCTGCAATTGCGCGATGCAATGCTCCCCTGGTGGATGGGCTCAGCTATGCAGCCGCCTCGGCTCCAAATGCCAAGGTACAGAACATACTGCTTGCGGTGCGTTCCGGCATTACGAAGGGGCAGGGCCTATCGGAATCGATGGGGTCGTTGCCCCGCTTTTTCCCGCGCTACTATGTGGATATAGTGAAATCGGGTGAAGACACAGGTGCGCTTTCCGAAAGTTTCTATAGCCTGACGAGCCTCGTTCATCAAACCCACGCGGCCACGCAGACTATACGTGGTTGGGTCACGTACCTGACCTTTCTTCTGTGCGCCCAGTGCTTCATTCTCGCGTTTCTATTTGCGTTCATCGTACCGCAATTTGTTGAAGTTCTGAGAGACTTCGGCGCCACGGCGCCTGAACCCGTGAGAACGCTCGGGTCTTTCTATCAGGCCCTTGTAGGTCCCGTGGCATACTCTGGACGCAAGGGGCTGGAAGGTCTGTTCAACTTGGGTAACGATGTGCAAGTAATATCCCCAATTCTGGTGTTTAGGTTGTCCTTGCCCGTTTCGCTGCTAGTCGCGTTTCTGATGCTTCGCTATCAACCGTTCTGGAGCGCAAGAAGATCGGGTCGCCGCGAATGGTTGCGGCGCTGTTTTCGCTGGATTCCCGTTTGGCGGCACATCGACGCCAAGCTGACGCTAAGCCATATCGCCGCCGTACTCAGGCAACTACTCGCGTCCGGCATGCCCATGGACAAGGCTTTGGTCGCATGCACCGAACTCGATATCGGTCCTCGTTTCCGCGGTGTCATGTCACGCCTGCTTGACCGCGTGAGAAAAGGAACATCGCTTTCGGATGCAATGAAGGACGAGCGCGGACTGCCGGATTCACTCCGGACAATGGTCGCGTTGGGCGAGACGTCCGGACTATTGCCGGAATCACTCGAGCGCATATCCAGCATGTACGAACGTCAGGCTTTGACTTCTGCGCGTGTCGTGGCCGATATCGTCGCACCACTCGTGGTCATTGTCGCCGGTTGCGCCACATTGCTGGTCACGCTATCTGTCCATATGAGCTTGGTGGGAATAATTGATGCGGTCCTGGATTCGATCTGA
- a CDS encoding GspE/PulE family protein, with translation MVRLRVIDEPNHGKVGPVEVWPFASIEERLVNVLASSSESAAVDAVDCALMQAVAHRASDVHFEPWQECLALRYRIDGILHDVAQVPRAQHSRIVARLKILAQLVIYQRDMPQDGRIEPESTPCRKGMRVSTYPTVHGEKVVVRLLDSRDVPFTLDTLGLRPALLGTLRRLLASPQGTILLTGPSSSGKTTTIYAILRELLALREPSPHIATIEDPVEYRLGRVAQTEVNPHAGFTFEAALRSLLRQDPEVIMIGEIRDAETARTAIQAGLTGHLVISTIHSGTAAGVFTRLLDMGIEPFLVASSVTGVLAQRLVRLVCPHCAAQDNPEGSQLAPYGLLVREGEYRQGRGCDACQGIGYRGRTAVGELLHVNGEISDLVLARSRTSVLHEAAIANGMVTLAQDGAARVRAGETTLEELRRVIPPAME, from the coding sequence ATGGTAAGGCTGCGAGTAATAGACGAACCCAATCACGGCAAAGTTGGTCCTGTCGAGGTTTGGCCGTTTGCGTCAATTGAAGAACGATTGGTCAACGTGCTCGCATCCTCATCAGAATCTGCCGCGGTGGATGCAGTCGATTGCGCCTTGATGCAAGCAGTAGCACACCGCGCCAGCGATGTGCATTTTGAGCCGTGGCAGGAATGCCTCGCGTTGCGGTATCGAATTGACGGAATTCTGCATGATGTGGCTCAAGTGCCGCGCGCTCAACACTCGCGCATCGTGGCTCGACTAAAGATCCTTGCGCAACTTGTTATCTACCAGCGTGACATGCCGCAGGACGGGCGCATTGAACCGGAATCCACGCCTTGCCGCAAAGGCATGCGAGTCTCGACGTACCCGACTGTGCACGGCGAGAAAGTGGTTGTGCGGCTACTCGATAGCCGCGACGTGCCGTTCACCTTGGACACGCTGGGACTTCGTCCCGCGTTATTGGGCACGCTGCGCAGACTCCTTGCATCTCCGCAAGGGACGATTCTCCTTACAGGTCCCAGCTCGAGCGGGAAGACGACGACCATCTACGCCATACTTCGCGAACTGCTCGCATTGCGCGAGCCATCGCCCCACATTGCCACCATCGAAGACCCTGTAGAATATCGCCTTGGCCGCGTGGCGCAAACGGAAGTCAACCCGCATGCGGGATTCACCTTCGAGGCGGCGCTCCGTTCCCTGCTTCGCCAAGACCCCGAAGTGATTATGATCGGTGAAATCCGTGACGCAGAAACGGCGCGGACAGCGATTCAAGCGGGCCTTACCGGGCATTTGGTGATCAGCACAATCCATAGCGGCACGGCAGCGGGCGTCTTCACGCGCCTGCTCGACATGGGCATCGAACCGTTCTTGGTCGCTTCATCCGTTACCGGCGTTCTGGCGCAGCGCCTCGTGCGTCTTGTGTGCCCTCATTGTGCGGCACAAGACAATCCCGAGGGCTCGCAACTGGCCCCCTACGGCCTTTTAGTGCGGGAAGGCGAGTACCGGCAGGGTCGTGGCTGTGACGCGTGCCAGGGTATTGGCTATCGAGGGCGTACGGCGGTTGGCGAGTTGCTGCACGTGAATGGTGAGATTTCCGATCTGGTCCTCGCTCGCAGCCGAACATCGGTGCTGCATGAAGCGGCAATTGCCAATGGCATGGTTACGCTTGCACAAGACGGGGCGGCACGTGTGCGGGCCGGCGAAACAACATTGGAAGAACTGCGGCGGGTGATTCCGCCCGCCATGGAGTAG